The sequence below is a genomic window from Mobula birostris isolate sMobBir1 chromosome 11, sMobBir1.hap1, whole genome shotgun sequence.
ctcTCAAAGCATGGAGAGGGAACAAAAACAagccatgcaaacaataaaagcaagcaaatagcatACAGAACTGAAGCCTCACAAAAGATGCGATGCCAGGCATCTCTGCAGCTGGTGCAGGCCACAGATTCAGTTCATCGTAGAGCCGAGTAAACATCGCAAGACCGTAGACGCAAAGCCATTCATCGCTGCGGGTGGAGCAAGcgacagcctcagttcagcacagagctggTAAACATCGAAGCTGCAAGCAGAACCGGCCCTTGCCTCCggtcccgacaccctgaccttttcaatctcatCCGGcctttaaattgtccaaacatcagGTCCTTCCTTGCTCTTGGGCCACTCTGGGTCCTGGCCCCCACCGCCATGATTCAGCCGTACTCGACCTTCCCAGTTCAGCCCGCCATTTAAATCAATCAGACATCGAGACTTACTTTGCTCTCGGCGAAGGCACGACTGCCTAGACTCCGCAAAGACCACACCTTTGCCTCCGCTTGCCACCGCTATTCCTGCCAGCACCTCCACCTCTGCCAGCACCATGCCTTGCCTCGACCACCCTTTGCTCGCCTCTCCATTGTTAGCATTGATCGTTATTaataaagtgttattaataaggtatttagTAATTCCCTTTGATTTTTGCTGCTGATTAGTCACTGGgcatcaccagtgccatcttgtaCCAGTAGATCTTTCTGGTATTGCCATGTGTTAGTTTCAGTCTCAATAACAGGACAAAAATTCTTTGTTAGCTGTGGTGATTGTGCATCCAAAATGCATCCAAAATCCATGATATTGTATTTGGTTTGCCGTAAAGATCAATTATTAACCTGTTGTTGTTCTTACTCAGCCTGCTCCCATTAAGTGGGAGTTTTCTCAAAGCACAAAGTGAATTACCACAGCTATGCAGATGACACACAATTCTATTTGTCTATTATGCCAGCTGACCCCAAGGCTCTAAACCCTGTGGTCCAGTAGCCTACTAGTATTACAGAATGGATGAGTTTGTATTTCCTTCAACTAAATAAGGAAAAAACAAAGTTTAGTTATTGGTAGCAATAAAAAAAAGTGTGAATCTTAGAAGTAAACTTGATCATCTGGCCTTATAAAAGCCAGGAGTAAAGAATTTAAGTGTTATTGACTCCAAGCTAAATTTCAAatcacatcaaatcaaatcaagtttaattatcattcaaccatacaagaATACAGCCGAAATGTGAGTGTTTCTCCAGAGCCAAGGTGCCAAAACATACAtaacacattcaaaatagcaagagtGGAAAAAAAATACTCGAGCAATAAACGtgtatatagtccaagaccctgagtgacgTGTTCCACAGATTGATGGTATAGTACCTGGTAATCCAGCGTGTTATTCCGCTGatcgaacactggaggacagcaccaGCGAGAGAGGTCAGCCCCTAACTGAGCATGAACGCCATGCAACACCAGCTTGAGGCTTAGTCCTCGCTATAGCCGAGACCATGCTGCTGCCTCACCACCCAACAAGGGAAAAAGGTCTGTagcatcttacattatcaatgtccaacagagtcGTGTGACtgcaagagaaacatccaagacagtcATTCACAGTCACACTGCACACCGCCTTTGCGCACTAACTGTTGCCTttgagtagcaggcagcaacatagtctgcacccaggtcatgctctctgaACTCAAAAtggctcctcctcctccttctccaacctgccaGCTGGCCTCTCCTCTGACATGCCGGCCGGCTTCTACAACGCCATGGCTGGCTACTTCTGAAGAGCAGCTCACTCGTGTGGTAGACCTGCTGTACCCATAGCGTTTAGAGTCCATTATAGTCTTATAATCATgaaaaacacatttaacaaagaaaAGAACATCTTTGGTTGGCCCCGAAGAGCCTGCTGCATCCAAACGGgctgccatcttaccggaagtaTCGTACCATACTGTGCAAAAGGATTAGATGCATaaatatacagttgcaagaaaaccTATATGAACTCTTTGCAATtacttggttttctgcattaattactcaaaatCTGGTCTGATCTTCATTGAATTCACAATAATAAGCAAAATCTGCCTAAATTAATAACACACAATTGTACTGCTTCTCATcagtactgagtacaccatttaaacaatcgcAGTCTAGATTCAAAAAAGTAAATGAACcactggggtaatgccttctacaaaggAGTCAGGTGTCCCAATCAATGAGatgtgattggaggtgtgggttgtagaggtgcactgccctattttaaaaaaaaaagacgcACAAAGCTTACTGACACAgcacttctcaagaaagatctttatgtgcaccatgcctctatcaaaataactttcagaggaccttagaagaattgcagcgatgcatgaagctgaaaaaggctacaaaagcatttctaaagacctgcgTGTTCATCAGTCCGCAGTAAGAgcaattgtctacaaatggaggaaattcagtactgttgctactcacCACAGGAGAGGGTGTCCTGCAAAGATGACACCAAGGGCACAATGAGCAATGCTGaagaaggtgaaaaagaacccaaggataacagcaaaagacctgcagaaatctatagaacttgctaaagtctcttttcatgtgtccactataagaaaaacactgatcaAGAATGgtattcatggaaggacaccacggaggaaatcACTCTCCagaaaaaacattgctgcatgtctcaagtttgcaaaagaccacttggATGTTCCGCAATGTTTCTGGTACAATGTTAGCAGACAGATGAGATAAAAGTTGAACTTTATATTACAGAAATGTATACTGCTATGTTTTGGAGGAATAAGGGCACCCCACACTaaaaccaaaacctcatcccaactgtgaaacatggtggaaggagcatcatgatttggggctgctttgctgcttcAGGGCCTGGACATCTTGCAATCaatggaacaatgaattcaaaattgtatcaagacattttacaggagaatatcagggtagcagtccactCTTTCAATTATTTCATGTGAGGAACATTGTAAGAGTTTGGTTTCTTATAACATCTCAAGGTGCAGAAAAATTGATACAGACTTTGCTTTTAGCTGATTAGACTATTGTAATGCACTCTTTTCAGGACTGCCTAGGAAAGATATAAATCGACTACACTTGCTCAAAAAACAGCAGCAAGAATCTTAACCAAGAAGAGAAAATCCAAGCACATTTGACTGGTTTTGGCATCATTACTCTGGCTGCCTAAGTCCTTTAGGATCAATTTAAAATACTCTTAACTGTATATAAGTCTTTGAATAATCAAGTTCCTCTGTTTATTTTGGAGTGTCTATCTTCTTACATCCCAAATCGTAATCTTAGATCCATGAATGTTGGTTTGCTTAGTGTTCCTAGAGCCAAACATATAATTACAAATAtatgattacaaatacctggggatatgaattgacaataaactggactggtcaaagagcactgagactgcctacaagaagggtcagcgcggtctctatttcctgaggagactgaggtcctttaacatctgccagacgatgctgaggatgttctacgagtctgtggtggccagtgctatcatgtttgctgttgtgtgctggggcagcaggctgagggtagcagacatgaacagaatcaacaaactcattcgtaaggccagtgacgttgtggggatagaactggactctctgatggtggtgtctgaaaagaggatgctgtccaagttgcatgccatcttggacaatgtctcccatccactacataatgtactggttgggcacaggagtacattcagccagagactcattctaccgagatgcaacacagagcgtcataggaagttattcctgcctgtggccatcaaactttacaactccttccttggcgggtcagacaccctgagccaataggctggtcctggacttatttcctagcataatttacatattactatttaactattattgttttattactatttattatttatggtgcaattgtaatgaaacccaatttcccccaggatcaataaagtatgactataagtACTGGTCTTTTGCTCGTATGCACCTAACTCTACCAACTGAGATACGTCAGGCTACTACTGTGGAACAtttaaaaacttttttaaaaCCTATATTTTTAAATTTGGCCTATTTAGAGGATTACTTAACGCCTGTAGATGTTGATTACATTTATATAATTTGGTATAttcaattacattttattctatataataTTGGTCTTATGATTTTtaaattttgtcttttttttatgacTATATTAACTTATTTTTACAATCTATGTGAAGCATTTCAAGCCTGCATTTTAATGTTtaaaaggtgctatataaataaaggtattattattattagtagtagtagtacctTGTTCAGATGCTTGTTGTTCTTGGTGTGACTATGGGCAGTGTTTGGATGTTCTGTGTCCTGAGCTTTTCAAAGGTGAATACAATCCTAGACTGTCTCCAGTGTACAGATAGACATTTTCCTAGTGAGGTTCATTGAACTGAGTACTCTTTTTGATTGATCTTTCTTTCTCTGAATTGTGAGTGATAAAACCTGCTGTATTCTTGACTAGGATCACTTAACCCTAAATAAGAAATCATAATGGAGTCAATCTGCTGAAAGTGGATCTGGCCAAGTCCAGGAATTTATTTAGCAAGCAGAGCCATTTTAGCTTTTATTTCATCTTGTCTTATCTCCTACTTTTGTAAACTTGAccttttttatttcattttaatttgAACTAATTTAAAATGAAAACCTTTTACTTACACATTTTTCTTGCTAACTCCTCAGGCCTGCTCATGTTTGCCATCACGCACGTTCTGTACTCCTCAGCCTTTGGAATGAAGCCCATGAACCCTGAGCCTGGCTGTGGGGTCGTGATTATCTGTGGACTCTCTTACTGGTTGCTGTACCCATACCTTTCTGGTCCCTTCACCTACCTGGTGGCGGTTTACATCGCACTGATCGGATTCATGGGCTGGCGTGCTATTGCAGGGGTGCAACTTTTCAACgacctatggacatggaccaaACTGTGTGCCTGCCTTGGAGCCATGCTCTTCATGGTGTCTGACCTCACCATCGCAGTTAATAAGTTCTGCTTCCCCGTGCCTTACTCCCGGGCCATCGTCATGGCCACCTATTATGCTGCCCAGATGCTCATTGCTCTTTCAGCAGTGGAATGCAAGGACGATAATGATCGAAGCAATAGAAAAATGAACTGAGGGACAATGTCCCCTTTGCATAGTAACAAGAACGTATTGCTAAGTTCCAGTGGGACGCAAAAATCTGGGAAAACTATGGTGTGAATCTAATTTAGAGCCACATGATTTATTTTCATCGGTTTGTTTCTGTGTTAGCTTATTGTTACCTCCATGAAGCAGTCGTCAGTCAGGAGGGCTTAAGGACTGTGGCTAACGCCAGCTAAGGTAGGTGACCCCGATGAGATGGTCCTTCTCCTGTGGCATTTTGTGCAGTGAACTCTCTGCCCTTCAATAACTTGATAGAAATTGACCATGCATATTTCAGTTATCATCCCTAGAATCAGAGTGGGAGAAAGGCATCAAGCAAGCAGGTCTCAAGATAAAAACTGAATTCCATGACTCTCGAGTTAATCTCAAACTCAGCCTCTTAACAATAATCCTAAATGTCCTTTTAAAATTTGAAATCTTTTCAATCAACATTTGTGAATTCATATGTTTTGAGAAACAATGAAACCAGCATTTTGAGGAATTCAATAATATTCAAAGTGAAGAATATGAATGAAAAGGATACATTTAAGGATTCAAAGTATAAACTGAGAAAGATCAGGTCCATTCAGGTTTATCCACATAAGCATGATATCTTGTGCATTATAATATACCTGTTCCCTAGTCCAACTGGAAACTATGTAATCTTCAAGGAAATCAAAAACATAAAAGTCCAGCAGAAAATTCTTTTCAGACCTCTTAAAGCGATCAAACTAGTTCAAGCAACTACTCTTTGCTTTGATGACATTTATACAGTACCTACCTCTTGTTTAAATGAGAAATAAAATCACTGCTTCAGGGAATGATTCGGGTAATATGATTACAGTGGACAACTGCAGTTGAATAGCTGGCACAATTTTGATAGCTAAATATCTTCCTCCTGTGCTGTAGCCTgcacatttatataaaaaaaaggtaTTCCTTTTGCTGTGATGCTCTTCTGTGCAAGCATGCTTTGTATCCTAGAAAACATTTGCAATATCTTTAACATCAGGAACCTCTCCCTTGCAAAATAAGGTGCATTTCAATCTTTTACCCTAAGATAAACATCCCCTTTTCAGTGCTGTAGATTTGGAAGTTGTTGaaaactgtactgttctatggtgtAGGGGATAACAgctgtttttatgcattgcactctgGTGCTATTTTACACATAAATGCCTGTTATTATGCTCATGATAAGAATAGATGAGCACAAAATTGAGGAAAGAATACCTATAAATTTTGGATGTATTGACCAATGGGTATTTCATACTTGGCAAATAATTCTAATGCTTTAGTTTTGCTTTGCAACTTTCCACAGAATTAAAACTCATGAAGGGTAACAATATTTCTCCAATGCAGTTTATTTTGAAAGTGCATATTTACTTTTTGTTTCTCCTGTATATTTTCTCttcttcccttgtccattttagaccataagaccatagaccacaagatatagaagaattaggccattgagtcttCTGCGCCATTTCATATGGTTGttccaaatttcctctcagccccaatctcttgccttctccccgtattccttcttgccctgaccaatcaagaatctatcaacatctctCTTAGATACACATAAAGATTTGgcgtccacagctgcctgtggcaaagatttccacagattctgcattctctggttttaaaaaaaaaaaattcctcctcgcctCCATTCTGAactgacacccctctattctgaggctgtgtcctctggtcttagattgtcccaccataggaaacatcctctccacatctactctatgaaggcctttcaccattcaataggtttcaatgaggtcacccctcattcttctgaattctagtgaatacaggccgagaccaaacactcttcatatgacaagccattcaatcctgcagtcatttttgtgaacctccttagaACCCTCTCCAGTCCCTGTACattttttctaagataaggggccaaaactgctcacaatactccaagtgaggcctcaccagcgcttTATTTTGGTTTGTTTTGAAGAATGCCATCTGGTGTATCATCATAAATCTGTATATAAACTGATGTACTGAGTGTTGGCTGATCATGGGTGATGAAAGATTACATAACTGTGGTGGCCTCACTCTTTGTCTAGACATTCAATTTCCAATAGGCCACATTGCATACCAACCAGGAAAACGGGTATTGCACTTTCTCCCTTTTCACCTAACAAGCTAAGCAAATTGCTAATTTCAAAGATCATTTGCATTTAACTTTCTGACTAAGTTTAATCTACAGATTTTTCTTATGTAGTAAGAAGAAACACTAGAAGCTGTAAATTACTTCGTAAGTATAGATTTCTTTGAAATATTGTGGAATATTGATAGCTCGGGTTGGCCatttggaagtttggttgattgccaagcttggcaaaatgtttgcaaATGTTTTGGTTCCAACCAAAAAGCTATCATCAATGCGCATTTGATGGTGTTGTCTCCTTAGAATGCAGGCTTATAAACTCCTCCAGGGTCCAAATAGATATTAATTAGACATTGTGATCTAGTTAGTTAGTTCAAAACTGTTTAGCAGTAGAAGATACTGATTGGCTAGCTTCAAGGCAGGCCCTTTGGAAGTGTTTGCTTTGCTGTCCAGATCCCAAGATTACTGGTGATTTGCTAATTGTTGACGTCATTGTTTCTCTTTTCTTCTTAAGGGTTCATATACTGGATCTATGTTGGTGTGTTTGTTGATGGATCCTTCTATAGAGAACCATACTTCAAGAAATTCTCGTTCTTGTTCTTGCTTGATGAGCAAGAGCTAGCAAGCAGAAGGCACATCAGCATAGATCTGGTATATGAACTCTTACGGAGTAAAGATAAAGATAAACAATGACGTCAACAATTAATGAATCATTAGTAATCTCGGGATCTGGGAATTGAAACAAGCACTTACAATGGACCTCCCTAGAAGCTAGCCAATCAGAACCTTCTACACTGAACCGTTTACAGGGtttttaatcagccaatcagatcACGTTTAATCTATCTATTTGGACCCTGGAGGAGTATATAAGGTggcattctgaggagacaacTAATGATGGCTTCTGGATTGGAGCCAAAACGTATAcaaacattttgccaagctcagcaatCCACCAAACTTCCAAATAGATTCCTTTATAGCATTTACTTATTTTTTGCATAGTACGAGTGCAACTTGTACACCTAGAGCTATGAATTTACCACGGTTTATAAATGAATACATTAGAGATACAGTAAAGCAATATCCAGTGGGAATTCTTTCTCAAAGAATCTGTTTTAAGCCaccttttttctgtttttgctggTAGGAAACTCTGAAATGCTAGAGCTTTCTTTTCAATTATATTTTTGGGAGGTAAAGGAAATTCTTTGAGCCAACAAAATATTGGTACTGGACTTAATTTCCTTTTTAATAATTTACATTGGAGCATGGCTTTCCTTAACATTAAGTTATTTTCTCACACAATAAGGCATTCCatatttttcttttatatatgtatttatttaatttggaGACAGTTTTTAACACCAACTGAGAATAAGTATGACCTAAGCAGTGTTACCAAGAAAAATGTTAAAATATAGGTAAGACTGTTTTCTGAAGATTTCAACATATACAGGCATGAGAATATTGTCTAGAGACAGTTAATTTTACAGAGAACATTACATGTATGCTTAACCAGTTTGTGTACTAACTATGTAGTATGTAACTGCTTTCTGTGCTTACACCACAAAACTTGCTGTATGTAACTGTCTCCTGTAGCTACTAATTAACATGTTCTAATTAAATCACTTGTCTTAGAACAGAACAGAAACTTTGAAACTACCTTGCTCTGCTATTCACTTTTATCATTTGAGCTGTCAAGGATAGACAATCTTTAGATAGCATGATTGAACTTTAAAATTATTTAGTGGTAACCAATAACACTGTAATCTTTTAAGTTTTCCAAATTAATTCTTAACCATAAAAGTTAATTATATTTCAGTATTGAGCCTGTTTTTCAGCAAACTAATGATTGAAATGTAAAATCTTTATACTTGAGTTTATGAAAAATCCAAGATGCATT
It includes:
- the tmem86a gene encoding lysoplasmalogenase TMEM86A, which gives rise to MVSPVTVVKCEGPKLVPFFKATCVYFVLWLPTSSPSWFSALIKCLPIFCLWVFLLAHGINFLGTHPSARKILAGLIFSALGDAFLIWQEQGYFVHGLLMFAITHVLYSSAFGMKPMNPEPGCGVVIICGLSYWLLYPYLSGPFTYLVAVYIALIGFMGWRAIAGVQLFNDLWTWTKLCACLGAMLFMVSDLTIAVNKFCFPVPYSRAIVMATYYAAQMLIALSAVECKDDNDRSNRKMN